A window of the Candidatus Jettenia caeni genome harbors these coding sequences:
- a CDS encoding aminotransferase — translation MEITASKRLQSIGAYAFAEVDKEVEKLKTMGITPIDFGVGDPTVPTPEIVRKAAQKGITLRKSSGYPSYIGTLEFRQAIAQWIQKRFGIQMDPVTEISSTIGSKEAVFNFPEGIVNPGDYVIIPSPGYPPYTRGTLFAEGIPYYVPLLAENKFLIDLKSIPEEVCRKARILWINYPNSPSGAVAPLPYLREVVEFGKKYNIIIASDEAYSEIYFQEAPHSILEVTREGVIVFNSFSKRSAMTCYRVGWVAGDKRIIDIFKKVKTNIDSGTATFIQDGAIAALSDETHVEKMRAEYKIKRDLLVDAFHSINFPNCTPEATIYLWQKVPQDMSSVDFARKLLSPDIAIVTTPGAWISDKTESGQNPGEGYVRFALVPSIKNTREAARRIKKLLPKVL, via the coding sequence ATGGAGATTACGGCATCAAAGAGGTTGCAGTCCATTGGTGCGTATGCCTTCGCAGAAGTTGATAAAGAAGTTGAAAAGTTAAAAACGATGGGGATAACTCCCATTGATTTTGGAGTTGGCGACCCTACGGTACCAACGCCTGAGATTGTACGTAAGGCGGCACAAAAAGGAATAACACTACGTAAATCATCCGGTTATCCTAGCTATATTGGCACACTTGAATTCCGGCAAGCTATCGCCCAGTGGATTCAAAAAAGATTTGGTATACAAATGGATCCGGTCACAGAAATCTCATCAACTATTGGTTCAAAAGAAGCTGTATTTAATTTTCCTGAAGGAATTGTCAACCCGGGCGACTATGTGATTATACCCTCTCCTGGCTATCCACCCTATACGCGGGGTACTTTATTTGCCGAAGGCATTCCCTATTATGTACCGCTTCTTGCTGAAAATAAATTTCTCATAGACTTGAAATCCATTCCGGAAGAAGTCTGCAGGAAGGCCAGGATTCTCTGGATTAACTATCCGAACAGTCCCAGTGGGGCTGTAGCGCCTTTGCCGTATTTAAGAGAAGTTGTAGAATTTGGTAAAAAATATAACATCATTATTGCCTCGGATGAGGCCTATAGCGAGATTTATTTTCAAGAGGCTCCTCATAGTATCCTGGAGGTTACCAGGGAAGGCGTTATCGTATTTAATTCCTTCTCTAAGAGGAGCGCCATGACTTGCTATCGGGTTGGATGGGTTGCCGGTGATAAGCGGATTATCGATATATTTAAAAAGGTAAAAACTAATATTGATTCGGGTACGGCCACATTTATTCAGGATGGAGCTATTGCCGCCCTCAGTGATGAGACCCACGTGGAAAAGATGAGAGCGGAATATAAAATCAAAAGGGATTTACTGGTTGATGCATTTCACTCTATCAATTTCCCAAATTGTACCCCGGAGGCTACCATTTATTTGTGGCAAAAGGTACCTCAAGACATGAGTTCTGTGGACTTTGCCAGAAAACTGCTTTCGCCTGATATTGCAATTGTAACAACTCCGGGCGCATGGATTAGTGATAAGACAGAAAGCGGGCAAAACCCTGGTGAAGGGTATGTACGTTTTGCCCTGGTACCAAGTATTAAAAATACCAGGGAAGCAGCACGGCGAATCAAAAAGTTATTACCAAAGGTTTTATAA
- a CDS encoding transcriptional modulator, with protein MEIKQYDIYLINLDPTVGSKIQKTRPCLVISPDEMNRNIQTIIIAPMTTKSHSYPTRVKITFEKKMGWVVLDQIRTIDRSRLVKRLGQVTNDAITKIKSIIKEMLVD; from the coding sequence ATGGAAATAAAGCAGTACGATATCTATCTCATCAATCTTGATCCAACGGTCGGTTCTAAAATCCAGAAGACAAGACCTTGCCTGGTAATCTCCCCAGATGAAATGAACAGAAACATTCAGACAATCATTATTGCCCCCATGACAACAAAATCCCACAGCTATCCAACCAGGGTAAAAATAACCTTTGAGAAAAAAATGGGATGGGTCGTACTCGATCAGATAAGGACTATAGACAGGAGCCGGTTGGTTAAAAGATTAGGGCAAGTAACTAATGATGCCATCACAAAGATCAAATCGATAATTAAAGAGATGTTAGTTGATTGA
- a CDS encoding phosphoglycerate mutase — MKYCIIIPDGMADYPLEKLGGRTPIETARTPHLDFLAQNGQLGVVRTIPGGFSPGSDVANLTIVGYNPGEYYSGRAPLEAASIGIKLNNSDWAFRCNLITANEDTLEDFCAGHIKTEEAGLLIRLLNEKLGNDLIQFYTGKSYRHIMVYRGTQKMDAKCFPPHDIMGQSIQKHLPRGNGSEILADLMERSRTLLLNHDVNKVRVDLEENPANMIWLWGQGHRPHMPAFQERFHLRGAVITAVDLIKGIACYLGWDIIDVPGATGYFDTNYSNKGQYAIQALENYDIVQIHIESPDEAGHEGNVHEKVSAIEQIDSKIIGPILEAKDKFNGLRILVLPDHYTPIVKRTHTPEAVPFVVYGTGIEKGIGFSYTEANAHASGLHIKEGHRLIEHLISGSFR; from the coding sequence GTGAAATATTGTATTATTATTCCTGATGGTATGGCTGATTATCCTCTGGAGAAGCTCGGTGGCCGGACACCAATCGAGACGGCCCGTACTCCTCATCTGGATTTTCTTGCCCAAAATGGTCAACTTGGTGTTGTTCGAACTATTCCAGGCGGGTTTTCACCCGGTAGTGATGTCGCTAATCTTACGATCGTGGGATACAATCCGGGCGAATATTATTCAGGGCGTGCGCCATTAGAGGCTGCTAGTATTGGCATTAAACTGAATAATAGTGACTGGGCATTTCGTTGCAACTTGATTACGGCCAATGAAGATACCTTAGAAGATTTTTGTGCAGGTCACATAAAGACAGAAGAGGCGGGTCTCCTTATTAGATTATTAAACGAAAAGTTAGGTAACGATCTTATTCAATTTTATACAGGGAAAAGCTATCGGCACATTATGGTATACAGAGGCACACAGAAGATGGATGCCAAATGTTTTCCACCTCACGATATTATGGGGCAGTCGATTCAAAAACATCTTCCGAGGGGAAATGGGAGTGAGATTCTTGCTGATCTTATGGAGCGTTCCCGGACACTTTTACTTAATCATGATGTAAATAAGGTTCGTGTAGATTTGGAAGAAAATCCGGCTAATATGATCTGGTTATGGGGACAAGGGCATCGTCCTCATATGCCTGCGTTTCAGGAACGGTTTCATCTCAGAGGTGCCGTTATTACTGCTGTAGACCTGATTAAAGGTATTGCATGTTATCTTGGATGGGATATCATTGATGTGCCTGGCGCTACTGGTTATTTTGATACGAATTATAGTAATAAGGGTCAATATGCCATTCAGGCGTTAGAAAATTATGATATCGTTCAGATACACATTGAATCTCCCGATGAAGCGGGACATGAGGGTAATGTGCATGAGAAGGTGTCAGCTATTGAGCAGATCGACAGTAAGATTATAGGACCAATCCTTGAGGCGAAAGATAAATTTAACGGCCTGCGCATTCTCGTCCTTCCTGATCATTACACACCAATTGTTAAACGGACCCACACCCCCGAAGCTGTTCCTTTTGTGGTATACGGAACCGGTATAGAGAAGGGTATAGGATTTTCTTATACTGAGGCCAATGCCCATGCCTCAGGTCTCCACATAAAGGAAGGTCACCGATTAATCGAACATCTTATTTCTGGTTCTTTTCGATAA
- a CDS encoding transcriptional regulator, producing MRTKLVSIGNSKGIRIPTAILKQCKIENEVDLEVEKEKIVIRPVKTIPREGWNDAFRLMHEKKDDALLLDETIDFMENWEWK from the coding sequence ATGAGAACAAAACTAGTGTCCATAGGAAATTCAAAAGGTATCAGGATACCTACGGCAATACTTAAGCAATGCAAGATTGAAAATGAAGTGGATCTGGAAGTTGAAAAAGAAAAAATAGTCATCAGACCGGTAAAAACCATACCCAGAGAGGGATGGAATGACGCCTTCAGACTAATGCACGAGAAAAAGGATGACGCACTGTTGCTTGATGAGACCATAGACTTCATGGAAAATTGGGAATGGAAATAA
- a CDS encoding pantoate/beta-alanine ligase, with product MLQVIKSIKDMKQKIKTIKDSHLTIGFVPTMGALHEGHLSLVRNAKKEHDEVVVSIFVNPLQFGKNEDLRHYPRTFDRDCELLSREGVNLVFYPDITEIYPDGFCTSVIVHDLEDKLCGKTRPGHFRGVAVVVLKLFHLIKPDSAYFGQKDFQQTVIIKRMVYDLNLDINVKVLPTIRNTEGLALSSRNVYLTETEKKDALCLYQSLVKAQCMATSGITDTEKIIREMKKIIHTCASATIDYISIVNPETLEITSEVRNGNVVTLAIRIGRTRLIDNVILTF from the coding sequence TTGCTGCAGGTAATTAAATCAATAAAAGATATGAAACAAAAAATTAAAACCATCAAAGACAGCCACTTAACGATTGGTTTTGTTCCTACGATGGGGGCCTTGCACGAGGGGCATTTAAGTTTAGTAAGGAATGCAAAAAAAGAGCACGATGAAGTTGTGGTAAGTATTTTTGTAAATCCCTTACAATTCGGGAAAAATGAAGATCTCCGGCACTACCCGCGAACGTTTGACAGAGATTGCGAACTGCTCTCAAGAGAAGGAGTAAATCTTGTGTTTTATCCAGATATAACAGAAATATATCCGGATGGGTTTTGTACCTCTGTTATTGTTCATGATCTGGAGGACAAGCTCTGTGGCAAAACACGCCCAGGACATTTCAGAGGGGTTGCAGTAGTCGTGCTAAAACTCTTTCATCTTATCAAACCTGATTCTGCATATTTTGGACAAAAAGACTTCCAGCAAACCGTTATTATCAAGAGAATGGTTTATGATTTGAATTTAGATATTAACGTAAAGGTTCTTCCAACAATAAGGAACACAGAGGGTTTAGCTTTAAGCTCGAGAAATGTTTATCTTACAGAAACAGAAAAGAAGGACGCTCTGTGTTTATACCAGTCGCTGGTAAAAGCACAATGCATGGCAACCTCAGGTATTACAGATACTGAAAAAATCATACGGGAAATGAAAAAAATTATCCATACCTGTGCATCAGCAACGATTGATTACATTTCAATAGTTAATCCTGAAACCCTTGAGATAACTTCGGAAGTACGTAATGGCAATGTTGTTACTCTTGCAATAAGAATCGGAAGGACACGACTCATCGATAATGTAATCCTAACTTTCTAA
- a CDS encoding aspartate carbamoyltransferase catalytic subunit, producing MVSFKQRDIISIRHFNKEELLYILDLAKEMERTTYTDTLKDKILASLFFEPSTRTRLSFESAMQRLGGMVIGFADSGITSVAKGESLRDSVKIIEGYCDIIVLRHYLEGSAQLAADVVNIPVINAGDGANQHPTQTFLDLYTIQKTKGALEGLTIGFLGDLKYGRTVHSLAYALAYFGTEMFFISPPGLRMPRDSIDELKDRKVKCYENESLSGISKKLDVIYCTRIQKERFADPVEFEKVRGVYRLSKAMLEELEIKKDLKILHPLPRVDEMDESLDKTNYAVYFHQARNGVPVRKAILSAVLGVIE from the coding sequence ATGGTAAGTTTTAAACAAAGAGATATTATCTCTATCCGTCATTTCAACAAAGAAGAGTTATTATACATCCTTGATTTAGCAAAAGAAATGGAGCGGACAACCTATACAGATACCCTGAAAGATAAAATACTTGCTTCATTATTCTTCGAGCCTTCAACACGAACACGCCTCAGCTTTGAATCGGCTATGCAACGGCTCGGTGGAATGGTAATTGGCTTTGCAGATTCCGGTATTACATCAGTAGCTAAGGGCGAGTCGCTTCGTGACTCTGTAAAGATTATAGAAGGATATTGTGATATCATCGTTTTAAGGCACTACCTTGAAGGTTCTGCACAATTAGCGGCAGATGTTGTTAATATACCGGTGATTAATGCAGGAGATGGCGCTAACCAACACCCGACACAAACTTTCCTGGATCTCTATACAATCCAAAAAACAAAAGGGGCATTAGAAGGACTTACCATTGGATTTCTAGGTGATCTGAAATATGGAAGAACAGTACATTCGCTTGCCTATGCCCTCGCATATTTTGGCACAGAAATGTTCTTTATCTCACCACCTGGTTTGAGAATGCCCAGAGATTCTATAGATGAACTTAAGGATAGAAAGGTAAAGTGCTACGAGAATGAATCATTATCAGGTATCAGCAAGAAACTCGATGTGATTTATTGTACAAGAATCCAAAAGGAACGGTTTGCAGATCCTGTTGAATTTGAGAAGGTTCGTGGTGTATACAGATTGAGCAAGGCGATGCTGGAAGAATTAGAAATTAAGAAAGATTTAAAGATATTACATCCTTTACCGCGCGTAGATGAAATGGATGAAAGTCTTGATAAGACTAATTATGCAGTCTATTTTCACCAGGCACGTAATGGTGTGCCTGTCAGAAAAGCTATACTTTCTGCTGTCTTGGGAGTTATTGAATGA
- a CDS encoding phospho-2-dehydro-3-deoxyheptonate aldolase: MIIVMKAESTKKDIDHVLDSVEKAGLKGVLLQGTNRNVIAIIGDERVVPKDFWDVLPGVEKSVPILAPYKLASKEGKDFKTIIHFNNGKKIGGDHIAVIAGPCAIESKEQIIEIAKRVRDAGATALRGGAFKPRSNPYTFQGLKEEGLVHLARAREVSGLPIVTEVLTPEHVKLVSKYSDILQIGTRNMQNFLLLRAVGESGKPVILKRGMSATIEEFLLAAEYILAQNNPNVILCERGIRTFETHTRFTLSLSIVPQLKEMTHLPIIVDPSHGTGKRSLINPMSKGSIAVGADGLLIETHPEPEKSFVDGPQTITLESFDELMQELKPVAEAVGRKI; this comes from the coding sequence ATGATTATTGTAATGAAGGCTGAATCTACAAAAAAGGATATCGATCACGTTCTCGATAGTGTAGAAAAGGCCGGCTTAAAAGGAGTCCTCTTGCAAGGAACAAATCGGAATGTAATTGCGATTATTGGGGATGAACGGGTTGTACCGAAAGATTTTTGGGATGTTTTGCCAGGTGTGGAAAAATCCGTTCCGATTCTTGCACCCTATAAATTAGCCAGTAAAGAGGGGAAAGATTTTAAAACGATCATCCATTTTAACAATGGTAAAAAAATAGGGGGCGATCACATTGCCGTTATTGCAGGACCGTGCGCTATAGAAAGTAAAGAGCAAATTATTGAAATTGCCAAAAGGGTAAGAGATGCAGGCGCAACTGCATTACGGGGAGGCGCATTTAAGCCACGAAGTAATCCCTATACCTTCCAGGGCCTCAAGGAAGAAGGTCTCGTACATCTGGCCCGTGCCCGCGAAGTATCGGGTCTGCCCATCGTTACCGAGGTGCTTACTCCTGAGCATGTAAAATTAGTGAGTAAATACAGTGATATATTACAAATCGGAACCCGCAATATGCAAAACTTTCTGCTTTTGCGGGCAGTAGGTGAATCGGGGAAGCCGGTAATTTTAAAGCGAGGAATGTCTGCTACGATTGAAGAATTTCTTTTAGCAGCAGAGTATATCCTGGCACAGAATAATCCGAATGTAATTCTCTGTGAGCGGGGGATCCGAACATTTGAGACGCACACCAGATTTACCTTATCGTTAAGCATTGTTCCACAACTTAAGGAAATGACGCATCTCCCTATCATTGTAGACCCAAGTCATGGAACAGGAAAGAGAAGTCTTATTAATCCAATGTCAAAAGGTTCTATCGCTGTGGGTGCTGATGGTTTATTAATCGAAACTCATCCTGAACCTGAAAAGTCGTTCGTGGATGGTCCGCAAACAATCACCCTCGAATCCTTTGATGAGCTGATGCAGGAGTTGAAACCTGTGGCAGAAGCCGTTGGAAGAAAAATATAA
- a CDS encoding homoserine dehydrogenase, with amino-acid sequence MRTFNVGIVGVGIVGTGVVKILLEKHSPLLEKLDCVPVLKGIADRNLDVRNRIDLPSDILFTDDVDILINDPDIHVIIELIGGLHPAKEIITKALEKGKDIVTANKMLLALHGLELFRKARQCGKSISFEASVGGGIPVIAALRDGFIANRIESIFGIVNGTTNYILTKMTKEHVKYSDALAEAQKMGYAEKDPSMDVDGIDSSHKLAILARIGFGVDFDYKDIYCEGISTIDLSDIWYAHELGYTLKLLAVAKRIKSAIELRVHPTLLPHDHPLSSVNGVFNAICVNGSAVGETMLYGKGAGQMPTASAVVADLVDVGLGRAGITFHAMKTFSGNCEHISIADIMQIKTRYYLRFSVVDKPGVLAKISGILGNYEISIASVIQHKIKENGNVPLVMMTHLAEEGNLQKALTEIKRLDIIKDSTKFLRVEE; translated from the coding sequence ATGAGAACATTCAATGTCGGCATTGTTGGTGTGGGTATCGTTGGGACAGGGGTTGTAAAGATCCTTTTAGAAAAACATTCTCCTCTCCTGGAAAAACTCGATTGTGTTCCGGTATTAAAAGGTATTGCCGATCGTAATCTCGATGTAAGAAACAGAATAGATTTGCCATCGGATATTCTTTTTACAGATGATGTGGATATACTGATAAACGATCCGGATATCCACGTTATTATAGAACTTATTGGGGGATTGCATCCTGCAAAAGAAATTATTACGAAAGCGCTTGAAAAAGGTAAGGATATTGTAACTGCAAATAAAATGCTTTTAGCCCTTCATGGTTTGGAACTTTTTCGTAAGGCACGGCAGTGTGGCAAAAGTATTTCCTTTGAGGCAAGTGTAGGTGGAGGTATCCCCGTTATTGCAGCATTAAGAGACGGCTTTATTGCAAATAGGATAGAGTCTATTTTTGGTATTGTAAATGGCACTACCAATTATATCTTAACAAAGATGACCAAAGAGCATGTAAAATACAGCGATGCCCTTGCAGAGGCACAAAAGATGGGTTATGCAGAGAAAGATCCTTCTATGGACGTTGACGGTATAGACTCATCGCACAAGCTTGCTATTTTAGCAAGAATCGGCTTTGGTGTTGATTTTGATTATAAGGATATTTATTGCGAGGGTATCAGTACTATAGATCTCTCCGATATTTGGTATGCACACGAGTTGGGATACACCTTAAAACTTTTAGCGGTGGCGAAAAGGATAAAAAGCGCTATTGAATTACGTGTGCATCCAACACTCCTGCCGCACGATCACCCGCTTTCCTCGGTAAACGGTGTCTTTAATGCTATCTGTGTCAATGGAAGTGCTGTGGGTGAAACTATGCTTTATGGTAAGGGAGCTGGTCAAATGCCCACTGCCAGCGCTGTGGTTGCAGACCTTGTGGATGTTGGACTTGGAAGAGCAGGTATAACATTTCATGCGATGAAGACCTTTTCTGGAAACTGTGAGCATATTTCCATAGCGGATATTATGCAAATCAAAACGCGCTATTATCTGAGATTCTCTGTTGTTGATAAGCCAGGGGTACTCGCAAAGATATCGGGTATTTTGGGAAATTATGAAATCAGTATTGCCTCAGTTATTCAGCATAAAATCAAAGAGAATGGCAACGTCCCTCTCGTGATGATGACCCATCTTGCAGAAGAGGGTAATCTGCAAAAAGCGCTTACAGAAATTAAGCGATTAGATATCATAAAAGATTCTACAAAATTTCTCCGCGTAGAGGAATAA
- a CDS encoding tryptophanyl-tRNA synthase, giving the protein MKKRLFSGIQPSGDVHIGNYLGAIKNWVRLIDQYECIFCIVDYHAVTIEYNPKDMQKRILNAAAVNIASGLDPNRCIVFVQSYVPEHTELAWILNTITPMGHLERMTQFKDKSKQNAENINAGLFTYPILQAADILIYKSEAVPVGEDQVQHIELAREIVRKFNTRYGETFPEPKEILSEASRIMGLDGKAKMSKSLGNYISLVETPESIGKKLSTAVTDENRKRRTDAGNPDVCNLFTLHKHFSKNEQIETINAVCRTAEIGCVECKKILSNNIIETLTPIRLKYEHLVNDQDYLLNILHTGAKRCKEIVRDTMSEVKKKMGLI; this is encoded by the coding sequence ATGAAAAAGCGTTTATTTAGTGGAATTCAGCCCAGCGGTGATGTGCATATCGGCAACTACTTAGGGGCCATTAAAAATTGGGTACGATTGATTGATCAGTATGAATGTATTTTTTGCATCGTAGATTATCATGCAGTTACTATTGAATACAATCCGAAAGATATGCAAAAGAGAATCCTGAATGCAGCAGCGGTCAATATTGCATCTGGCTTAGACCCTAATCGTTGCATCGTTTTCGTTCAATCATACGTGCCAGAGCATACCGAGCTTGCATGGATATTAAACACGATAACTCCTATGGGCCATTTAGAGCGTATGACCCAATTTAAAGACAAATCAAAACAGAACGCCGAAAACATTAATGCAGGGTTGTTTACCTATCCTATCTTACAAGCTGCCGATATCTTAATTTATAAAAGTGAGGCTGTTCCGGTAGGTGAAGATCAGGTTCAGCATATTGAGCTTGCACGGGAAATCGTGAGAAAATTCAATACACGGTATGGAGAAACGTTTCCGGAACCGAAAGAAATCCTTTCTGAAGCCTCACGGATTATGGGCCTTGATGGAAAAGCCAAGATGAGTAAGAGTCTTGGGAATTACATATCGCTGGTAGAAACGCCTGAATCAATAGGAAAAAAACTCTCGACGGCTGTAACTGATGAGAACAGAAAAAGGCGCACTGACGCTGGTAATCCTGATGTTTGTAATCTCTTTACCCTGCATAAGCATTTTTCCAAAAACGAACAGATTGAAACTATCAATGCAGTGTGCCGTACTGCTGAGATTGGCTGTGTTGAGTGTAAAAAGATTTTGTCAAATAATATCATCGAGACGCTAACTCCTATCCGTCTGAAATATGAGCATTTGGTCAATGACCAGGATTACCTGTTAAATATCTTACACACCGGCGCTAAAAGATGTAAGGAAATAGTAAGAGATACGATGAGTGAAGTAAAAAAGAAGATGGGTCTGATTTAA
- a CDS encoding aspartate carbamoyltransferase regulatory subunit, with translation MKHLDVSAIKDGSVIDHIDNKSTLKVADILNIQNEEQVVLVGMNLKSKLLGKKGIIKIGGKIIDQKEVNKIALIAPNATVNIIKDYEVVKKFKVAVPEVIEGIVKCFNPNCVSNYNNVTSKLNVVNKNPIRLECHYCERTMSAKDILLI, from the coding sequence ATGAAACATCTCGATGTCTCCGCTATTAAAGATGGATCGGTAATTGACCATATAGATAACAAAAGCACTCTCAAAGTTGCTGATATACTCAATATCCAGAATGAAGAACAAGTAGTGCTTGTAGGGATGAATTTAAAGAGTAAACTTCTCGGCAAAAAAGGTATAATAAAAATAGGCGGAAAAATTATTGACCAAAAAGAGGTGAATAAGATTGCACTCATTGCACCGAATGCAACGGTCAACATTATTAAGGATTATGAGGTTGTAAAGAAGTTTAAAGTGGCAGTCCCCGAGGTTATAGAAGGTATTGTTAAATGTTTTAATCCCAATTGTGTGAGTAATTATAATAATGTAACTTCTAAATTGAATGTAGTAAATAAAAACCCCATACGGTTAGAATGTCACTATTGTGAACGTACCATGAGTGCAAAAGACATTTTATTGATTTAA
- a CDS encoding arginyl-tRNA synthase translates to MDYFVKSIASLLKEKTNLREDEIEKLIEIPPVQKMGDYAFPCYTLSKVLKKPPNSIAEELSKTLHAISPVAEIRAIGPYVNFFVDKTIFSKMLLKKVHEEQDLYGSAKVGSGKTIVIDYSSPNIAKHLAVHHLRSALIGNAIYHIYKTLGYNCVGINHLGDWGTQFGQLIVAYKKWGDESARKVYTVTDLNNLYVRFHQEAAKNAALEDEAREWFKKLEAGDSEAKELWQHFKDISLKEFQKIYDMLEIHFDAFIGESFYNTMVEDTVKRIKKKGLTKISEEALIVDLEPYNMPPCLLRKKDDATLYATRDIAAAEYRMKTYTFDNMVYVVGSEQKLHFKQVYKVLELMGYDWANRCVHVDFGLMKFKDGKMSTRKGKVILLEDLLIEAIERVRKIIEEKNPSLENKDAVAKEVGIGAVIFTDLSTRRTKDVVFEWESVLNFEGETGPYVQYTHARLCSILRKYGKPVTADINYELLKEDEAFALVKNLSQFPTTILKAAEFYEPSLISNYLIDVCASLNRFYNTHRVLSDDEELTRARILLVDSTRQVIKNGLSILGIHSPDRM, encoded by the coding sequence ATGGATTATTTTGTAAAAAGTATCGCATCTTTATTAAAAGAGAAAACAAACCTCCGGGAAGATGAGATAGAAAAGCTTATCGAGATACCACCCGTCCAAAAGATGGGTGATTATGCATTCCCCTGTTATACCCTCTCAAAGGTACTCAAAAAGCCACCAAATAGTATTGCTGAAGAACTATCCAAAACCTTACATGCCATCAGTCCAGTTGCAGAAATAAGGGCTATAGGTCCTTATGTAAATTTCTTTGTAGATAAGACAATATTCTCAAAAATGCTATTAAAAAAGGTGCATGAAGAACAGGATCTTTATGGCAGTGCAAAGGTAGGGAGCGGAAAAACTATTGTTATCGATTATTCTTCTCCGAATATTGCCAAACACCTTGCTGTTCACCATCTCCGTTCTGCACTAATCGGGAATGCGATTTACCATATCTATAAAACCCTTGGATATAACTGTGTCGGGATTAATCATCTCGGCGATTGGGGGACACAATTTGGACAATTGATTGTTGCATATAAAAAGTGGGGAGATGAGAGTGCACGGAAGGTATATACCGTTACGGACTTGAACAATCTTTATGTAAGATTTCACCAGGAGGCGGCGAAGAATGCCGCATTGGAGGATGAGGCAAGGGAATGGTTCAAGAAACTTGAAGCAGGGGATTCTGAGGCAAAAGAGTTGTGGCAGCATTTCAAGGATATTAGCCTGAAAGAGTTTCAAAAGATTTATGATATGCTTGAAATACATTTCGATGCCTTTATTGGTGAAAGTTTTTACAATACGATGGTTGAGGATACGGTAAAGAGGATTAAAAAAAAAGGCTTAACAAAGATTAGTGAAGAGGCATTGATTGTTGATTTGGAACCTTACAACATGCCTCCATGTCTCTTACGCAAGAAAGACGATGCGACCCTCTATGCCACCCGTGATATTGCTGCCGCTGAATACCGGATGAAGACCTACACCTTTGATAACATGGTCTATGTGGTTGGTTCAGAACAAAAGCTGCACTTTAAGCAGGTCTACAAAGTCCTGGAACTGATGGGATACGACTGGGCAAACCGTTGTGTGCACGTGGATTTTGGCCTTATGAAGTTTAAAGACGGCAAGATGTCCACCCGGAAGGGGAAGGTCATCTTATTGGAAGACCTGTTAATTGAGGCAATTGAGCGTGTTAGAAAGATCATAGAAGAAAAAAATCCTTCATTAGAAAATAAAGATGCTGTGGCAAAAGAGGTTGGTATTGGCGCTGTTATCTTTACTGACTTATCGACCAGGCGGACAAAAGACGTCGTTTTTGAATGGGAATCGGTCTTAAACTTCGAGGGAGAAACCGGTCCTTATGTCCAGTATACCCATGCCCGACTCTGCAGTATCCTGAGAAAATATGGTAAGCCTGTAACAGCAGATATAAACTACGAATTATTAAAGGAAGACGAAGCCTTTGCCCTCGTCAAAAACTTATCACAATTCCCTACTACAATCCTGAAGGCTGCAGAATTTTACGAGCCGTCGTTAATCTCCAATTATCTTATCGATGTGTGCGCCAGCCTGAACAGATTTTATAATACCCACCGCGTTTTGTCTGATGATGAGGAATTAACCAGGGCCAGGATACTACTGGTCGATTCCACCAGACAGGTCATAAAAAACGGCCTTAGTATTCTTGGTATACACTCTCCTGATCGGATGTAA